From one Microlunatus sp. Gsoil 973 genomic stretch:
- a CDS encoding acyl-CoA desaturase translates to MTVQAAEPAGAERAQNRYTSSYTQLSARVKESGLLRRRYGYYWTKMSLTVVALTGLVTGMVLLGNSWLQLLLAAVLAVILTQFALLGHDAAHRQIFRSSWANEWASLGLGNLLGGFSLGWWQHKHSSHHANPNKAGSDPDVAARTLAFTPYARAERHGLGRYLADRQAWFYFPLLMLEGLNLHVASVRRVISRAPMKRRRWEIALLLIRHLSYLTGLLLIMPPGKAAAFLGVQLALYGLYLGGAFTPNHIGMPTVPPNLKIDFLRRQVLMSRNVSGGWLVHFLLGGLDFQIEHHLFPSMPRPNLRKLQPLVRQVCAENKITYTQKSLPAAYSTVLRYLNNVGLAARDPFGCPLAAQLRTGADLLRPTEPTQQLETRSTRRQL, encoded by the coding sequence ATGACTGTTCAGGCGGCAGAGCCGGCTGGAGCCGAGCGAGCGCAGAACCGCTACACCAGTAGTTATACGCAGTTGTCTGCGCGGGTGAAGGAGTCCGGGCTGTTACGGCGTCGGTACGGCTATTACTGGACCAAGATGTCGCTGACCGTTGTCGCCCTAACCGGTCTCGTGACCGGGATGGTGTTGTTAGGCAACTCCTGGCTGCAGCTGCTGCTCGCCGCGGTGCTCGCGGTGATCTTGACCCAGTTCGCGCTGCTGGGCCACGACGCGGCGCACCGGCAGATCTTTCGATCGTCCTGGGCGAACGAGTGGGCGAGCCTGGGATTGGGCAACCTGCTGGGCGGTTTCAGCCTGGGCTGGTGGCAGCACAAACACAGCTCCCACCACGCCAATCCGAACAAGGCCGGCAGCGATCCCGACGTCGCTGCGAGAACGCTGGCGTTCACCCCGTACGCGCGGGCTGAACGGCACGGGCTGGGGCGGTACCTGGCCGATCGACAAGCGTGGTTCTACTTCCCGCTGTTGATGTTGGAGGGGTTGAACCTGCATGTGGCAAGTGTGCGCCGGGTGATCAGCCGGGCGCCGATGAAGCGCCGTCGCTGGGAAATCGCACTGCTTCTGATCCGCCACCTCAGTTACCTGACTGGGTTGCTGTTGATCATGCCGCCGGGCAAGGCAGCCGCATTCCTCGGCGTGCAGCTGGCGCTCTACGGCCTTTACCTCGGCGGCGCGTTCACCCCTAACCACATCGGCATGCCCACCGTGCCGCCGAATCTGAAGATCGACTTCCTGCGTCGCCAGGTGTTGATGTCACGAAACGTCAGCGGCGGATGGCTCGTCCACTTCCTGCTCGGCGGCCTGGACTTCCAGATCGAGCATCATCTATTCCCGTCGATGCCGCGCCCGAACCTGCGAAAGCTGCAGCCGCTCGTCCGCCAGGTTTGCGCCGAGAACAAGATCACCTACACCCAGAAGAGCCTTCCCGCTGCGTACTCAACCGTGCTGCGCTACCTGAACAACGTGGGGTTGGCCGCACGGGACCCGTTCGGATGCCCGCTCGCCGCCCAACTGCGTACCGGCGCCGATCTGCTTCGACCGACAGAACCAACCCAACAACTCGAAACGAGATCAACAAGGAGGCAGCTATGA
- a CDS encoding AI-2E family transporter, with protein sequence MNPSHRSGRIGLARRFNGPLNGPFSGSLHGSRRTTTVVPPGVEVAAQWAWRFLVITAAVAVCVYLVATLSEIVIPLLIALLVCALISPPVQFLRRHGWPKALAILAVLVGLLLVVGGLALLVTTQIRSGLPQLEARSVLRYNSFRTYLRVGPFHLSDSALAADLDKVIRAVKTNGSAIFGGALSASATAGRIVAGALITLFATIFMLIDGAGVWRWIVRLFPRPARTAVDGAGRAGWLTLSAFVRVQLLVAAADAVGVGLVAFFLGLPVVVPLAVLVLLASFVPLVGAIATGVLAVLIALVYLGPVQAVIMLAGVVVVHLMESHVLQPLVMGSAVRVHPLAVVLTVAGGSFLAGIPGALFAVPAVAVIHTMISYVASGIWREPRPVSRRPARGRPDAAP encoded by the coding sequence ATGAATCCAAGTCACCGGTCCGGCCGTATTGGTTTAGCACGTCGTTTCAACGGTCCTCTCAACGGTCCTTTCAGCGGTTCTCTTCACGGTTCTCGTCGGACCACCACTGTGGTGCCGCCGGGGGTGGAAGTCGCGGCTCAATGGGCGTGGCGCTTCCTGGTGATCACCGCGGCGGTTGCGGTGTGTGTGTACCTGGTGGCCACGCTCAGCGAGATCGTGATCCCACTCCTGATCGCTCTGCTGGTGTGCGCGCTGATCTCCCCGCCGGTGCAGTTCCTACGACGACACGGGTGGCCCAAAGCGCTCGCGATCCTGGCGGTGTTGGTTGGCCTGCTGTTGGTCGTCGGCGGGCTAGCGCTGCTCGTGACCACCCAAATCCGTTCCGGCCTGCCGCAGTTGGAGGCGCGATCGGTCCTGCGCTACAACAGTTTCCGCACTTATCTGCGGGTCGGGCCGTTCCATCTGAGCGACTCTGCTCTGGCCGCTGATCTGGACAAGGTGATCCGAGCGGTTAAGACCAACGGCAGCGCGATCTTTGGCGGCGCTCTGTCGGCGAGTGCCACGGCGGGTCGGATCGTGGCTGGCGCTTTGATAACGCTGTTCGCGACGATTTTCATGCTCATCGATGGTGCCGGGGTGTGGCGTTGGATCGTCAGGTTGTTCCCGCGCCCGGCACGGACTGCGGTCGACGGCGCCGGCCGGGCCGGGTGGCTGACGTTGAGCGCATTCGTCCGCGTCCAACTCCTGGTTGCAGCCGCTGACGCGGTCGGGGTAGGGCTGGTCGCATTCTTCCTGGGCTTGCCGGTAGTGGTGCCGCTTGCGGTGTTGGTCCTGTTGGCTTCGTTCGTGCCGCTGGTCGGTGCGATCGCTACCGGCGTGCTCGCTGTTCTGATCGCGCTGGTCTACCTCGGGCCGGTGCAAGCGGTGATCATGCTCGCCGGTGTCGTGGTGGTGCACCTGATGGAGTCCCATGTCCTGCAGCCCCTCGTGATGGGCTCCGCCGTCCGGGTACACCCATTGGCGGTCGTTCTCACGGTCGCCGGCGGTTCCTTCCTTGCCGGGATCCCTGGTGCACTCTTCGCCGTCCCCGCCGTCGCAGTCATCCACACCATGATCAGCTACGTCGCCTCCGGCATCTGGCGTGAGCCGAGGCCCGTTTCGCGCCGTCCGGCCCGCGGCCGCCCGGACGCCGCCCCATAG
- a CDS encoding DUF5994 family protein has protein sequence MPRLQLKPIMGQALLDGAWWPRSRDLRQELPSLADHWPDTHGRIARALFSTADWDTAPRRILSRGSIIPASSFPGENTHKIILTLSGNRRRIELVVIPPDTDPANAARAFVLATKSDSRHTATQILTDLTRPVGD, from the coding sequence ATGCCCCGCCTCCAGCTGAAGCCGATCATGGGCCAAGCACTCCTGGACGGAGCCTGGTGGCCCCGATCGCGCGACCTCCGTCAAGAGCTACCATCGCTAGCCGATCACTGGCCCGACACGCACGGCCGCATCGCCCGAGCCCTCTTCTCCACCGCCGACTGGGACACCGCACCCCGCCGCATCCTCTCCCGAGGCTCCATCATCCCCGCCTCCTCCTTCCCCGGCGAGAACACCCACAAGATCATCCTCACCCTGTCCGGCAACCGCCGACGCATCGAACTTGTCGTCATCCCACCCGACACCGATCCCGCCAACGCCGCACGAGCGTTCGTACTCGCGACCAAAAGTGACAGCCGGCATACCGCAACCCAGATCCTGACCGACCTGACCAGACCCGTCGGTGACTAG
- a CDS encoding YihY/virulence factor BrkB family protein, translated as MPKAPAHADGRDHGESHRARRVIIWTVKLAFIHRAAGLAAEAAFFAILSLPPLIFGGVGMLGYIANSISPQVISNFQAELLDLASRILTHSAVDTIIAPTISSVLSRVRADVISIGFLIALWSGSRALDTFIDAIGIMSGHPAHRNVIRARLLSFGLYVEGTSGCDDTCAGRQKAMRRRCHHARNGSCSAGSGLHLTARCRSDRPAF; from the coding sequence GTGCCGAAAGCGCCGGCGCACGCCGACGGCCGAGACCACGGCGAATCGCATCGAGCCCGTCGGGTCATCATTTGGACCGTCAAGCTGGCCTTCATCCACCGGGCCGCCGGTCTGGCAGCCGAGGCAGCCTTCTTCGCCATCCTGTCCCTGCCACCACTGATCTTCGGCGGCGTCGGCATGCTGGGCTACATCGCCAACAGCATCAGCCCCCAAGTGATCAGCAACTTCCAGGCCGAACTGCTCGATCTGGCATCCCGGATACTGACTCACAGCGCTGTCGACACCATCATCGCGCCGACCATCTCCTCCGTACTCTCCCGCGTCCGGGCCGACGTCATCTCCATCGGCTTCCTGATCGCATTGTGGTCCGGATCCCGGGCGCTCGACACCTTCATCGACGCCATCGGCATCATGTCCGGACACCCAGCCCACCGCAACGTCATTCGCGCCCGGCTGCTGTCCTTCGGCCTGTACGTGGAAGGCACATCCGGGTGCGACGACACGTGCGCCGGGAGGCAAAAGGCTATGCGCCGCCGCTGCCATCACGCAAGGAATGGATCATGCTCTGCAGGATCCGGATTGCATCTGACTGCTCGGTGTCGGTCAGACCGGCCAGCATTCTGA
- a CDS encoding MarR family winged helix-turn-helix transcriptional regulator, which translates to MSQDSVGVNLDASPRYLLKEASSVVRAAMEEVLRPLGMTVTHYSCLELLAQRPGLSNSELARGAFVTRQSMNVLLQALERDGYVTRPAEAPVGKVLHTRLTPRGRRRLAKATVAVRSVEVRMLAGLTDTEQSDAIRILQSMIHSLRDGSGGA; encoded by the coding sequence ATGAGTCAAGACAGTGTTGGCGTCAACTTGGACGCCTCGCCGCGGTACCTGTTGAAGGAGGCGTCGAGCGTCGTCCGTGCAGCCATGGAAGAGGTGCTGCGGCCGCTGGGGATGACCGTGACGCATTACTCCTGCCTTGAGCTGCTGGCACAGCGACCTGGGCTATCGAACTCCGAGCTTGCGCGGGGCGCGTTCGTGACGCGGCAGTCGATGAACGTGCTGCTGCAGGCCTTGGAGCGAGATGGTTACGTGACCAGGCCTGCGGAGGCACCGGTCGGGAAGGTTCTTCATACGCGTCTGACGCCTCGCGGTCGGCGAAGGCTAGCGAAGGCGACTGTGGCGGTCCGCTCGGTAGAGGTCAGAATGCTGGCCGGTCTGACCGACACCGAGCAGTCAGATGCAATCCGGATCCTGCAGAGCATGATCCATTCCTTGCGTGATGGCAGCGGCGGCGCATAG
- a CDS encoding DUF4386 domain-containing protein, with protein MSTLTVGVWLLALPVAFNVAFGVLAATFGYPNILRSPTREVLSRFREGGTRLLLWWWIFALTAAGLVPLAVLVAQALDDANETVLLVGATIGVLAGLVQLLGLIRWPFLVPYLARVDADPDASAARREAVDVVFQTANRYLGVAVGEHLGYLLTGTWTILVGVAFTQTSVAPNWLGVPGIVIGAVLALCSLEFAGPAERDGWKLAATLTPITYIAWSLWLIVAGITLLI; from the coding sequence ATGAGCACGCTCACCGTAGGCGTATGGCTGCTGGCGCTCCCGGTTGCCTTCAATGTCGCCTTCGGCGTCCTGGCGGCCACGTTCGGCTACCCCAACATTCTGCGCAGCCCCACCCGCGAGGTCCTGTCCCGGTTCCGCGAGGGCGGCACGAGGCTGCTGTTGTGGTGGTGGATCTTCGCGCTGACTGCGGCCGGGCTGGTGCCCCTCGCTGTTCTGGTCGCCCAGGCGCTGGACGACGCGAATGAGACCGTGCTGCTCGTCGGCGCGACCATCGGGGTGCTGGCCGGCCTCGTGCAGCTCTTGGGTCTCATCCGTTGGCCGTTCCTCGTCCCCTACCTCGCTCGCGTTGACGCCGACCCCGATGCCAGCGCGGCCCGGCGTGAAGCGGTCGACGTTGTCTTTCAGACCGCCAACCGGTACCTGGGTGTCGCCGTTGGCGAGCACCTCGGCTACTTGCTCACCGGCACCTGGACCATCCTGGTAGGCGTCGCGTTCACTCAAACCAGCGTTGCGCCCAACTGGCTAGGCGTCCCGGGGATCGTCATCGGTGCGGTACTGGCCCTGTGTTCCCTGGAGTTCGCCGGGCCGGCCGAGCGCGACGGCTGGAAGCTCGCAGCAACACTCACTCCGATCACCTACATCGCCTGGTCGCTGTGGCTCATCGTCGCCGGCATCACACTTCTGATCTGA
- a CDS encoding helix-turn-helix domain-containing protein, with product MLGPFVTNYAHVLVCIAADPTARPRDIAETVGITERTAAQLVSDLELAGYLTKTRDGRRNRYEVHDLPLRHPQYRHHTVGELIRFLQGPGGG from the coding sequence ATGCTTGGGCCGTTCGTCACCAACTACGCACACGTGCTCGTCTGCATCGCCGCCGACCCGACCGCGCGCCCCAGAGACATCGCAGAGACCGTCGGCATCACGGAACGAACAGCCGCACAGCTGGTCAGCGACCTCGAGCTCGCCGGCTACCTGACCAAGACCCGCGACGGACGCCGAAATCGGTACGAAGTGCACGACCTTCCACTCCGCCATCCCCAATACCGCCACCACACCGTCGGCGAGCTGATCCGCTTCCTGCAAGGGCCGGGTGGCGGGTGA
- a CDS encoding helix-turn-helix domain-containing protein, protein MDAQWSFLTNHARVLVCIARDDSLRLRDIADMLGVTERTVFGIVTDLTEAGYVVKEKAGRRNRYRIQHHLPLRKPIGREPTIGELLGLLIDSTATNAAGKAAETGRAGAHHTADTLPGPPGTSPQ, encoded by the coding sequence GTGGATGCACAGTGGAGCTTCCTGACCAACCATGCCCGCGTCCTGGTCTGCATCGCCCGCGACGACAGTCTGCGGCTACGCGACATCGCCGACATGCTCGGAGTCACCGAACGCACAGTCTTCGGCATCGTCACCGACCTGACCGAGGCCGGGTACGTCGTCAAGGAAAAGGCTGGCCGCCGCAACCGCTACCGGATCCAACACCATCTCCCACTGCGGAAACCCATCGGCCGCGAGCCGACGATCGGCGAACTGCTCGGACTGCTCATCGACTCCACAGCAACGAACGCCGCGGGCAAAGCTGCCGAAACGGGGCGCGCCGGTGCACACCACACCGCCGACACGTTGCCTGGCCCTCCAGGGACCTCGCCACAGTGA
- a CDS encoding DUF4389 domain-containing protein, protein MDTYGRPYPLHLTGELAPRVSRGLWLVKWLLAIPHYVILVFLWLAFVAVTLIALFAILFTGRYPRALFGFNVGVLRWSWRVGFYSYSALGTDQYPPFTLKDLPDYPARLEVEYPTSLSRGLVLVKWWLLALPHYLIIGVFTGAAFAGYDQATNDNAWAYGGGLIGLLVLFAGIILLFAGRYPRGLYDLVLGMNRWVFRVTAYAALMTDAYPPFRLDLGGSEPPTASAPDTGPLNPAPVAP, encoded by the coding sequence ATGGATACCTACGGACGCCCCTATCCGCTTCACCTCACGGGCGAACTAGCGCCGAGAGTCAGCCGCGGTCTCTGGCTCGTCAAGTGGCTGCTGGCGATCCCGCACTACGTCATCCTGGTGTTCCTCTGGCTGGCGTTCGTTGCCGTGACCCTGATCGCGCTGTTCGCAATCCTGTTCACCGGCCGCTACCCGCGCGCGCTGTTCGGGTTCAACGTCGGTGTACTGCGCTGGTCCTGGCGGGTCGGCTTCTACTCCTACAGCGCCCTGGGCACCGATCAGTACCCACCCTTCACCCTCAAGGACCTACCCGACTACCCGGCCAGGCTCGAGGTCGAATACCCAACCTCGCTCTCACGCGGACTGGTGCTGGTCAAGTGGTGGTTGCTCGCACTGCCCCACTACCTGATCATCGGCGTATTCACCGGCGCCGCGTTCGCCGGCTACGACCAAGCGACAAACGACAACGCATGGGCCTACGGCGGCGGCCTGATCGGTCTCCTGGTCCTGTTCGCCGGGATCATCCTGCTGTTCGCCGGCCGCTACCCACGCGGTCTCTACGACCTCGTGCTGGGCATGAACCGCTGGGTCTTCCGGGTCACCGCCTACGCAGCCCTGATGACCGACGCCTACCCGCCGTTCCGGCTCGACCTGGGCGGCAGCGAACCACCCACCGCCTCCGCGCCCGACACAGGGCCGCTGAATCCCGCTCCGGTGGCCCCGTGA
- a CDS encoding alpha/beta fold hydrolase: MPTTIQANDLRSTSSVQPAAKSRIGLIVALSLAAGLVAAAVLVAMPFIPAKENVLTGVVLLGFGLGWALLAVLSVRFSDQPQRWAAAPAVFMAVAGPASLSGSAAVQTVFSWVWPPALFALVVWMFLRARRQLRSRIARWLLYPVLAVLMIASIGGGVETVGESVDARAYPLPGRLIDVGGHRLHLHCTGSGSPTVLLEPGGGAGSSDLGWIAPAVARDTTVCVYDRAGRGWSDAADGPQDGAHIAADLHTLLNRAHVPGPYVLAGHSFGGLYVQSFAAQFPDQVAGMVLLDSTAPKPVRAFQTNSGTYDVIRRGSALVSALAHLGLGRLIAQGSYDTLPPRSRDEARANSSTAKHLDSFFEEFLGYADASMQQASALTDLNGKPLIVLTADEGNNDNQWQSKQNQLATLSTNSLHRHATASHDSLISDQTDSAAASQAIHDVVTAVRTSHPLAQP, encoded by the coding sequence ATGCCCACGACAATCCAGGCCAACGATCTTCGATCAACCAGCAGTGTGCAGCCCGCCGCGAAGAGCAGAATCGGGTTGATCGTTGCGCTCTCGCTGGCCGCTGGATTGGTTGCTGCTGCGGTTCTGGTGGCCATGCCCTTCATTCCGGCTAAAGAGAACGTCCTCACCGGTGTGGTGCTGCTGGGATTTGGGTTGGGATGGGCGTTGTTGGCCGTGCTGTCCGTCCGGTTCAGCGACCAGCCGCAACGGTGGGCAGCTGCGCCGGCCGTGTTCATGGCCGTCGCCGGGCCCGCTTCGCTCAGCGGGTCCGCTGCCGTCCAGACTGTCTTCAGCTGGGTATGGCCACCTGCCCTGTTTGCGCTTGTCGTCTGGATGTTCCTTCGAGCCCGACGCCAGCTCCGCAGCCGTATCGCACGGTGGCTGCTCTATCCCGTCCTGGCCGTATTGATGATCGCCTCGATCGGCGGCGGCGTTGAGACTGTAGGGGAGTCCGTTGACGCCAGGGCCTATCCGCTGCCCGGCCGACTCATCGACGTCGGCGGCCACCGGCTACACTTGCACTGCACCGGTTCAGGCAGCCCCACCGTCCTGCTGGAACCCGGCGGGGGCGCGGGATCCTCAGATCTCGGTTGGATCGCGCCGGCCGTTGCCCGAGACACCACAGTCTGCGTCTATGACCGCGCCGGTCGCGGCTGGAGCGACGCCGCCGACGGCCCACAGGACGGCGCCCACATTGCCGCGGACCTACATACCCTGCTCAACCGCGCCCACGTTCCCGGCCCATACGTGCTGGCCGGACACTCATTCGGCGGCCTGTATGTCCAAAGCTTCGCAGCGCAGTTCCCCGATCAGGTCGCCGGCATGGTGCTACTGGACTCCACCGCACCCAAGCCCGTACGCGCCTTTCAAACCAACAGCGGGACCTACGACGTCATCCGGCGGGGCTCCGCCCTCGTCTCCGCCCTGGCCCACCTCGGGCTCGGACGCCTCATCGCCCAAGGATCCTACGACACCCTGCCGCCACGCTCGCGAGACGAGGCTCGCGCGAACTCCTCGACCGCCAAGCACCTCGACAGCTTCTTCGAGGAGTTCCTTGGCTACGCCGACGCCTCGATGCAGCAGGCGTCAGCCCTGACCGACCTCAACGGGAAGCCCCTGATCGTCCTCACCGCCGATGAAGGAAACAACGACAATCAGTGGCAGTCCAAGCAGAACCAGCTGGCAACCCTGTCGACCAACAGCCTCCATCGGCACGCGACCGCCAGCCACGATTCACTCATCAGCGACCAAACCGACTCCGCCGCAGCCAGCCAGGCAATACACGACGTCGTCACCGCCGTCCGCACCTCCCACCCACTCGCCCAGCCCTAA
- a CDS encoding ABC transporter permease, translating to MPLTSTGAPSTPIHDTLPGRLNLVRRRLLQAIPLLLLISTLTFALVSLIPGSVTAALYGLSATAEQQAEIAKKLGLTDPLYVQYWRWLRGALHGDFGESLFNQEPVVALLNQRIGVTLTLTVATIVVVAIVGVGLGIYTSLRPGPVARIIDKMSWIGHSVPNFWFGLVLVSLFSIALRWLPAGGYVPITESPTGWLKSLILPVIALAVPPLTVIIRQTRTALVGELESDYARTLRAVGVSEVSVVLRHALKNAAVPVVRVLGLDFVGLLAGTVVVETVFVLPGIGSLAASSVPDHDLPVITGVVVYYTLIVVAVNLLLDIIYGWLDPRVRVS from the coding sequence ATGCCGCTGACCTCCACCGGCGCACCATCGACACCGATCCACGACACGCTCCCCGGTCGTCTAAACTTAGTTCGACGCAGACTCCTGCAGGCAATTCCCCTGCTGCTGTTGATATCCACGCTGACGTTCGCGCTGGTCTCGCTCATCCCGGGAAGCGTCACGGCTGCCCTGTACGGGCTCTCGGCAACCGCCGAGCAGCAGGCCGAGATCGCGAAGAAGCTGGGGCTGACTGATCCGCTTTACGTGCAGTACTGGCGCTGGCTCCGCGGCGCACTGCACGGCGACTTCGGCGAATCGCTGTTCAACCAGGAGCCGGTGGTGGCGCTGCTGAACCAGCGGATCGGTGTCACGCTCACCCTCACGGTGGCAACGATTGTTGTTGTGGCCATTGTGGGTGTCGGCCTCGGGATCTACACCAGCCTGCGCCCCGGACCGGTGGCACGGATCATCGACAAGATGTCCTGGATCGGGCACTCCGTGCCGAACTTCTGGTTCGGACTAGTGCTCGTGTCGCTCTTCTCGATAGCGCTGCGATGGCTCCCTGCCGGAGGTTACGTGCCCATCACCGAGTCGCCGACAGGCTGGCTGAAGTCGCTGATTCTCCCGGTCATCGCGTTGGCGGTTCCACCCCTGACTGTGATCATCCGCCAGACGCGCACCGCGCTTGTCGGTGAGCTGGAAAGCGACTATGCGCGCACCTTACGCGCAGTCGGTGTCAGCGAGGTCTCTGTCGTTCTCCGGCATGCCCTCAAGAACGCTGCGGTTCCCGTGGTCAGGGTGCTCGGCTTGGATTTCGTAGGCCTGCTCGCCGGGACGGTCGTCGTGGAGACGGTGTTCGTCCTCCCCGGCATCGGTAGCCTGGCGGCCTCCAGCGTGCCCGACCACGACCTCCCGGTTATCACCGGAGTTGTGGTCTATTACACACTCATCGTGGTGGCCGTAAACCTGCTACTCGACATCATCTACGGATGGCTCGATCCCAGGGTGCGAGTCTCGTGA
- a CDS encoding ABC transporter ATP-binding protein gives MSDPLLSLRELTVTYGSRRRGGAVRAVNQVSIDIARGETVALVGESGSGKSSIGNSIVGLAPLSAGTIVLDGQEIASATRRVDKPSVSRQVQMVFQDPYGSLNPTRTIEQSLIEPMVVHRSLSRKKMRETVRSMLTDVGLSPEAATRYPTHFSGGQRQRIALARALMIEPDLIICDEAVSALDVSVQAQVLNLLARLQHARGLAYLFISHDLAVVRLLADRIVVLYRGQIMESGPTAGFVSQPCHPYTRVLLAAAPVPDPAYQRERRRLRNVAARSEEPNAVAPGSGCPFAGRCMYAVDQCRRERPQLRPRGDSLVACHRVDDLPEFPMSL, from the coding sequence GTGTCTGATCCTCTGCTTTCCCTGCGGGAGCTCACCGTGACATACGGCTCGCGGCGACGGGGCGGCGCCGTACGGGCTGTCAATCAGGTCAGTATCGACATTGCTCGGGGGGAGACCGTCGCGCTGGTCGGCGAGTCCGGGTCGGGAAAGTCCTCCATCGGGAATTCAATCGTCGGTCTCGCACCGCTGAGCGCAGGCACGATCGTCCTGGACGGCCAAGAGATCGCGAGCGCAACCCGACGGGTCGACAAGCCGAGCGTTAGCCGACAAGTGCAGATGGTGTTCCAAGATCCGTACGGCTCATTGAACCCGACCCGTACGATCGAGCAGAGCCTGATCGAGCCGATGGTGGTGCACCGATCCCTTTCTCGCAAGAAGATGCGGGAGACTGTCCGGAGCATGCTCACCGATGTGGGCCTGTCACCCGAGGCAGCGACCCGCTACCCAACACACTTCTCCGGCGGACAGCGACAGCGCATAGCGCTCGCACGAGCACTGATGATCGAACCCGATCTAATCATCTGCGATGAAGCGGTGAGCGCCCTGGACGTCTCTGTCCAAGCGCAAGTGCTGAATCTGCTGGCTAGGCTTCAACACGCGCGCGGACTTGCGTACCTCTTCATCTCCCATGATCTGGCAGTGGTGCGATTGTTGGCCGACCGGATCGTCGTTCTCTACCGAGGCCAAATCATGGAGTCGGGGCCGACTGCTGGCTTCGTGTCCCAGCCGTGCCATCCATACACTCGGGTCCTCCTCGCAGCTGCTCCGGTTCCCGACCCGGCGTATCAGCGCGAGCGCCGACGTCTGCGGAACGTCGCCGCCCGATCAGAGGAACCCAATGCGGTCGCACCGGGGTCCGGGTGCCCGTTCGCCGGCCGCTGCATGTACGCGGTCGACCAGTGCAGGCGGGAACGCCCTCAATTGCGTCCACGCGGGGATTCGCTTGTCGCCTGCCACCGGGTCGATGACCTCCCAGAATTCCCAATGTCACTTTGA